The Candidatus Methylomirabilota bacterium genome contains a region encoding:
- a CDS encoding FxLYD domain-containing protein, with amino-acid sequence MRALRTGIVWAGAFVLLAATAVSGQPARLLSPLVVGGESHFRLDWQPAEVGGRRVVRGTIQNTSAYPARRIQLLIEGLDASGAVVHQRVAWLGSDLPSGARVDFESPAGGAAATYRVSLFAFDLTRAP; translated from the coding sequence ATGAGGGCACTCAGGACCGGAATCGTGTGGGCGGGAGCGTTCGTGCTGCTGGCGGCTACGGCGGTGTCCGGGCAGCCAGCCCGGCTGCTGTCCCCACTGGTGGTCGGCGGGGAGAGCCACTTCCGGCTCGACTGGCAGCCAGCCGAGGTCGGGGGCCGCCGGGTCGTGCGCGGAACGATTCAGAACACCTCGGCCTACCCGGCCCGGCGGATTCAGCTCCTGATCGAAGGCCTGGACGCCAGCGGGGCGGTCGTCCACCAGCGCGTGGCGTGGCTGGGCAGCGACCTGCCTTCTGGCGCCCGGGTCGACTTCGAGAGCCCGGCCGGGGGGGCGGCCGCCACCTATCGCGTGAGCCTGTTCGCCTTCGACCTGACCCGCGCACCCTAG
- a CDS encoding alpha/beta fold hydrolase, which produces MEERVTFVSEGLKLAGILHVPDGAGAAGERRPAVAVLHGFGSNKDGGVALAAARLLVSWGYVALRFDMRGCGESDGPRGRVICLEQVEDARNALSFLSSRPEVDPERIALVGNSFGAAVAVYTAGVDRRVAACISCGGWGDGESKFRKQHASPEAWARFTAMLEEGRRRQRAGQSLMVPRYDIVPIPPALRGNLSPGSIMEFPFEVVDSMYTFKANDVVGKIAPRPLLLLHPAHDSVTPTEQSIELFRRAGQPTELHLLADVDHFVLGEGNPRVASLVQGWLDTYLPVRPASR; this is translated from the coding sequence ATGGAAGAGCGGGTGACGTTCGTGTCCGAGGGCTTGAAGCTCGCCGGCATCCTGCACGTGCCCGACGGGGCGGGGGCGGCGGGCGAGCGCCGGCCGGCCGTGGCCGTGCTGCACGGGTTCGGCAGCAACAAGGACGGCGGCGTGGCCCTGGCCGCGGCCCGGCTGCTGGTCAGCTGGGGCTACGTTGCCCTGCGCTTCGACATGCGCGGCTGTGGCGAGAGCGATGGCCCACGCGGACGGGTGATCTGCCTGGAGCAGGTCGAGGACGCTCGCAACGCGCTGTCGTTTCTGAGCAGCCGTCCTGAAGTGGATCCCGAGCGGATCGCGCTGGTGGGCAACAGCTTCGGCGCCGCGGTCGCCGTCTACACCGCCGGCGTGGATCGCCGGGTCGCCGCGTGCATCTCCTGCGGGGGCTGGGGCGACGGCGAGAGCAAGTTCCGCAAGCAGCACGCCTCGCCCGAGGCATGGGCGAGGTTCACGGCCATGCTGGAGGAGGGCCGGCGGCGGCAGCGGGCCGGCCAGTCCCTGATGGTCCCCCGCTACGACATCGTCCCCATCCCGCCGGCGCTCCGCGGCAACCTCTCCCCGGGCTCGATCATGGAGTTTCCCTTCGAGGTGGTCGATAGCATGTACACCTTCAAGGCGAACGACGTCGTGGGAAAGATCGCGCCCCGCCCGCTCCTGCTTTTGCACCCGGCTCACGACTCCGTCACCCCCACCGAGCAGTCGATCGAGCTGTTCCGCCGCGCCGGTCAGCCGACGGAGCTGCATCTGCTGGCCGACGTCGACCATTTCGTGCTCGGTGAGGGCAACCCGCGCGTGGCGAGCCTGGTGCAGGGCTGGCTCGACACCTACCTGCCCGTGCGGCCCGCGTCCCGATGA
- a CDS encoding (2Fe-2S) ferredoxin domain-containing protein — MGGPEMAPHTPPFASRSSQGLDRARDERPGSTGHHNAVVRADGRVVNVVRPRGQLFVCATGCCCGRVEDGFSPVPTQLYHDEWERRGLRNVVHLTIGGCLGPCGLANVALLLFDGQALWFHSINAEPLVLALYDHIGAMLKADRCLPSPPALAPYQFTASAWQPPP, encoded by the coding sequence ATGGGGGGCCCCGAAATGGCCCCCCATACCCCCCCGTTCGCGTCTCGATCGAGCCAGGGGCTCGATCGCGCCCGCGACGAGCGACCAGGCTCGACCGGGCATCACAACGCGGTCGTCCGGGCCGACGGGCGGGTGGTGAACGTGGTGCGGCCGCGAGGGCAGCTCTTCGTGTGCGCGACGGGCTGCTGTTGCGGTCGTGTCGAAGACGGGTTTTCGCCCGTGCCGACCCAGCTCTATCACGACGAGTGGGAGCGCCGGGGCTTGCGCAACGTGGTACACCTCACGATCGGTGGCTGCCTGGGGCCCTGCGGCCTCGCCAACGTCGCGCTCCTGCTCTTCGACGGCCAGGCCCTGTGGTTTCACTCGATCAACGCCGAGCCGCTGGTCCTGGCGCTCTACGACCACATCGGGGCGATGCTGAAGGCCGATCGGTGCCTGCCCTCGCCCCCGGCGCTAGCGCCCTATCAGTTCACAGCTTCGGCGTGGCAGCCGCCGCCGTGA
- a CDS encoding ABC transporter permease codes for MQRYIARRALQSLLALWVMSLIVFAMARLSGNALDMMLPMEATQEDYDRLSKYWGLDQPMHVQYGIFVSRALRGDFGMSWKWPGYSAMGLVMDRLPATLQLAGFALAISVVIALPIGVLSAVKKGTAWDTSGKIIALLGQSLPGFWLGIVLMWVFAVNLGWFPTSGRGGLQYMILPAITLGWFQVAALMRLVRSSMLDVLDSEFVKLTRVKGLAEWKVVWKHCLRNAAIAPLTFFAIIAGVLMTGSVVTETVFSWPGTGLLAIDAVRARDYQVVQAVVIVFATIFILTNLLVDILYAYLDPRIRYR; via the coding sequence ATGCAGCGGTACATCGCGCGACGAGCCCTCCAGAGCTTGCTCGCCCTCTGGGTCATGAGCCTCATCGTGTTCGCCATGGCGCGCCTGAGCGGGAACGCGCTCGACATGATGTTGCCGATGGAGGCCACCCAGGAGGACTACGATCGCCTGTCGAAGTACTGGGGCCTGGACCAGCCGATGCACGTGCAGTACGGCATCTTCGTCAGCCGGGCTCTGAGGGGCGACTTCGGCATGTCGTGGAAGTGGCCGGGCTACTCGGCCATGGGTCTGGTGATGGACCGCCTGCCCGCGACGCTGCAGCTCGCCGGGTTCGCGCTGGCCATCAGCGTCGTGATTGCGCTCCCCATCGGGGTCCTGTCCGCGGTCAAGAAAGGCACGGCCTGGGACACCTCGGGGAAGATCATCGCGCTGCTCGGCCAGTCGCTGCCCGGGTTCTGGCTGGGCATCGTCCTGATGTGGGTCTTCGCGGTGAACCTCGGCTGGTTCCCCACCTCGGGCCGCGGAGGCCTGCAGTACATGATCCTGCCGGCCATCACCCTGGGCTGGTTCCAGGTCGCCGCGCTCATGCGGCTGGTGCGCTCCTCGATGCTCGACGTGCTGGACAGCGAGTTCGTGAAGCTCACCCGGGTCAAGGGGCTCGCCGAGTGGAAGGTCGTGTGGAAGCATTGCCTGCGCAACGCGGCGATCGCGCCCCTGACGTTCTTCGCGATCATCGCCGGGGTCCTCATGACCGGCTCGGTGGTGACCGAGACCGTCTTCTCCTGGCCGGGCACGGGCCTGCTCGCCATCGACGCCGTGCGGGCGCGGGACTACCAGGTGGTCCAGGCCGTGGTGATCGTGTTCGCCACGATCTTCATTTTGACGAATCTGCTCGTCGACATTCTCTACGCGTACCTGGATCCGCGGATCCGGTACCGGTAA
- a CDS encoding DUF3047 domain-containing protein, which yields MSRRLLLAGVLALATIDPVVIEDWRGSPVGSTGVPAGWRTYGGGGSFQHPPVIVNHDGRAALRLKTDRYSIRLARGVTVDLTRTPVLEWEWNVTTLPRHGDVRSRVNDQAARVMIMFGARLRPNILGYVWDTRAPAGTEIRTQGYVDRWLIVERSGGDGVGSWRREARNVVQDYLRLFGTHPPAVRAVSLESHSEDADHASEAMFGRVRFSPAGTRPDG from the coding sequence GTGAGTCGGCGGCTGCTGCTCGCCGGGGTCCTGGCCCTGGCGACCATCGACCCCGTCGTCATCGAGGACTGGCGCGGCTCCCCGGTCGGGAGCACCGGCGTGCCGGCCGGCTGGCGGACCTACGGGGGAGGCGGCAGCTTCCAGCATCCGCCGGTGATCGTGAACCACGACGGCCGCGCCGCCCTGCGGCTCAAAACCGATCGCTACAGCATCCGGCTCGCCCGGGGCGTCACCGTGGACCTGACCCGCACGCCGGTGCTCGAATGGGAGTGGAACGTCACGACGCTACCCCGACACGGCGATGTGCGCAGCCGGGTGAACGATCAGGCGGCCCGCGTCATGATCATGTTCGGCGCCCGGCTCCGCCCGAACATCCTGGGCTACGTCTGGGATACCCGCGCGCCCGCCGGCACGGAGATCAGAACGCAGGGCTACGTCGACCGATGGCTGATCGTCGAGCGATCCGGTGGCGACGGCGTGGGCTCCTGGCGGCGCGAGGCGCGCAACGTCGTCCAGGATTACCTGCGCTTGTTCGGTACGCACCCCCCTGCGGTACGGGCGGTCTCGCTGGAAAGCCACTCCGAGGACGCCGACCACGCCAGCGAGGCCATGTTCGGGCGAGTGCGCTTCAGCCCGGCGGGGACGCGTCCCGACGGCTAG
- a CDS encoding Gfo/Idh/MocA family oxidoreductase, whose translation MSPPNGPARIAAIGVSHWHSLYDSAYLRHLSSIPDVTLVGLHDASAAIAAKRAAVLGGPPIFTDYREMLDKTRPDFVIALGPHNTMAETAHYLLDHGYPFLMEKPMGVNADEVRRVADRARAAGAFVAVPLHQRYQPFVASARQLLAEGRFGPLSHVYIRQNRPTSARYPAWDAPWMLDPAVTGGGCLRNLGPHGLDLFLYLTGEEATVTGAQLSWRALGQPVEDYASVLLRSAGGVLGTVEVGNTFPGEGTDGEWKIAGRDAILIAAGHTLRLVTAGGEDTLPGAPKEPLALTALRDALEHWRRGAAPPISVHDCARVVRLIDQAYGLAGRPYG comes from the coding sequence ATGTCTCCCCCAAACGGCCCTGCCCGCATCGCCGCGATCGGCGTCAGCCACTGGCACTCCCTCTACGACTCCGCGTATCTGCGCCATCTGAGCAGCATCCCCGACGTCACGCTCGTCGGCCTGCACGACGCCAGCGCGGCGATCGCCGCCAAGCGGGCGGCGGTGCTCGGGGGTCCTCCGATCTTCACCGACTACCGGGAGATGCTGGACAAGACCCGGCCCGACTTCGTCATCGCGCTTGGGCCGCACAACACCATGGCCGAGACGGCCCACTACCTGCTGGACCACGGCTATCCGTTCCTGATGGAAAAGCCCATGGGGGTCAACGCCGACGAGGTCCGGCGGGTGGCCGACCGGGCTCGGGCGGCCGGGGCCTTCGTGGCCGTCCCGCTCCACCAGCGCTACCAACCCTTCGTGGCCAGCGCCCGGCAGCTGCTCGCCGAGGGGCGGTTCGGTCCTCTCTCGCACGTCTACATTCGCCAGAACCGGCCGACCTCGGCGCGCTATCCCGCCTGGGACGCGCCGTGGATGCTCGATCCCGCCGTCACCGGCGGGGGGTGCCTCCGGAATCTCGGTCCTCACGGCCTCGACCTCTTTCTGTACCTGACCGGCGAGGAGGCGACGGTCACGGGCGCGCAGCTCAGCTGGCGCGCCCTGGGCCAGCCGGTCGAGGACTACGCCTCCGTGCTCCTGCGCTCGGCGGGGGGCGTGCTGGGGACTGTCGAGGTGGGCAACACCTTTCCAGGCGAGGGGACCGACGGGGAGTGGAAGATCGCGGGCCGCGACGCTATCCTGATCGCCGCCGGTCACACGCTGCGGCTGGTGACGGCCGGCGGTGAAGACACCCTGCCGGGAGCGCCCAAGGAACCGCTGGCCCTGACCGCGCTACGCGACGCGCTCGAGCACTGGCGGCGTGGCGCGGCGCCGCCCATCAGCGTCCACGACTGCGCCCGGGTGGTTCGTCTCATCGACCAGGCCTACGGGCTGGCCGGCCGGCCCTACGGCTGA
- a CDS encoding thiamine pyrophosphate-binding protein encodes MDTLTGGRAVVELLKAEQVRYIFGIVGSTFLEVLDALYDDRGVEYINVRHEQAAAFMADGLARVTGQPAACLVTSGPGATNLMTGVAAAWVAHSPVVVLVGGIPLEHHDRDAFQDFDLVSMFRPVSKLAVRITRPERIPELLRAALRAASSGRRGPVFVEIPRDVLHGELPRTDLLPPHRYRVTHPLPAHPEAIGEAVRLLRTAERPLLLVGGGVTWAGATELIVRLSEQGTIPMITAYGRNDAVPNGHPLYLGPLGRAGAPEAASACRRADALVVVGSRLAQFTTHFDDRYIRPGVPLIHIDIESRDIGRYYPVAVAIQADAREACQALLEGLGHAGAPDRTAWRREAESLRGQRQARLAAEAGLAAKPMKPQRIYAELRRALPPETIVALDAGAAPAYGYDRLHFARPRTFLTPLDLGGLGFAFPAALGAKLGRPDAPVLAIHGDGGFLMNAQELETAVRHGIAVTTIVMNNNCWGSEKAYQKHFYGGRYIGCDIGNPRYDEYARIFGARGYYVEHPDQVGDVVRSALGSGQPAVIEIPIDPEEFPTPATAVRRTSG; translated from the coding sequence ATGGACACGCTGACGGGCGGGCGCGCGGTCGTGGAGCTGCTCAAGGCCGAGCAGGTGCGCTACATCTTCGGTATCGTGGGCTCGACGTTCCTCGAGGTGCTCGACGCGCTCTACGACGACCGGGGCGTCGAGTACATCAACGTGCGCCACGAGCAGGCCGCCGCCTTCATGGCCGACGGGCTGGCGCGCGTCACCGGCCAGCCGGCCGCCTGCTTGGTCACCAGCGGCCCGGGCGCGACGAATCTCATGACCGGAGTGGCCGCCGCCTGGGTGGCTCATTCCCCGGTCGTGGTCCTGGTGGGTGGCATCCCGCTCGAGCACCACGACAGGGACGCGTTCCAGGACTTCGATCTCGTCAGCATGTTCCGGCCCGTCAGCAAGCTGGCCGTCCGGATCACCCGGCCCGAGCGGATTCCCGAGCTCCTGCGCGCGGCCCTGCGCGCCGCCAGCAGTGGCCGGCGGGGGCCGGTATTCGTGGAGATCCCGCGCGACGTCCTGCACGGCGAGCTGCCGCGGACGGACCTCCTGCCGCCGCATCGCTACCGGGTGACCCATCCCCTGCCCGCGCACCCCGAGGCCATCGGCGAGGCGGTGCGGCTGCTGCGGACGGCCGAGCGGCCCCTGCTGCTGGTCGGCGGCGGCGTCACGTGGGCCGGGGCCACCGAGCTGATCGTGCGCCTGAGCGAGCAGGGCACGATACCGATGATCACCGCGTACGGACGCAACGATGCGGTGCCCAACGGGCATCCGCTCTATCTGGGTCCCCTGGGCCGCGCCGGCGCGCCGGAGGCCGCCAGCGCGTGCCGCCGGGCCGATGCCCTCGTCGTCGTCGGCTCCCGGCTGGCGCAGTTCACGACCCACTTCGACGACCGCTACATCCGGCCGGGCGTCCCGCTCATCCACATCGACATCGAAAGCCGCGACATCGGCCGCTACTATCCGGTGGCCGTGGCCATCCAGGCTGACGCCCGCGAAGCCTGCCAGGCGCTGCTGGAGGGCCTCGGCCACGCGGGCGCCCCCGACCGGACGGCCTGGCGCCGCGAGGCCGAGAGCCTGCGCGGCCAGCGCCAGGCGCGCCTGGCCGCGGAGGCCGGACTCGCTGCCAAGCCCATGAAGCCGCAGCGCATCTATGCGGAGTTGCGCCGGGCGCTGCCCCCGGAGACGATCGTCGCGCTCGACGCGGGGGCCGCCCCGGCGTACGGGTACGACCGCCTGCACTTCGCCCGCCCGCGCACGTTTCTCACCCCGCTCGACCTGGGCGGCCTGGGCTTCGCGTTCCCCGCCGCGCTGGGCGCGAAGCTCGGCCGGCCCGACGCCCCCGTGCTGGCCATCCACGGCGACGGCGGCTTTCTCATGAATGCGCAGGAGCTGGAGACGGCCGTACGCCACGGGATCGCCGTCACCACCATCGTGATGAACAACAACTGCTGGGGCTCCGAGAAGGCCTACCAGAAGCACTTCTACGGCGGGCGCTACATCGGCTGCGACATCGGCAACCCCCGCTACGACGAGTACGCCCGCATCTTCGGCGCCCGCGGGTACTACGTGGAGCACCCGGACCAGGTCGGCGACGTCGTCCGCTCCGCGCTCGGCTCCGGCCAGCCGGCGGTCATCGAGATCCCCATCGATCCCGAGGAGTTCCCCACGCCCGCCACCGCCGTGCGCCGGACGTCGGGGTGA
- a CDS encoding Ldh family oxidoreductase, with protein sequence MTGPNTVTTAGALIATAEALRRFATDVFVRAGMAPAPAGTVADVLVWANLRGMDSHGVTRIPRYAELMLTGDLNPNPVMTTPLDTPAAAVLEADRAAGPVAMTEAMARAVSKARHAAVGLVLVRGTTHTAALGYYTLLAAQDGMAGVALSASGPNMVYHGARTAGVSTNPISIAVPGGERGPLVLDMATSVVSLGSLVQARKTGQALPAGVAVDGDGEPTTDAQAARVPLPLGGPKGSGLSLMIECLTSLMVGNPVLAEALEGTPRGRRHRQNALVLAIDLARFGDPARFRQEVMRLTAALKALPRRPEVPEILMPGERGQRTFERRSREGVPVPRAIVEELRALADRLGVTMFPASPRPRS encoded by the coding sequence ATGACCGGACCCAACACGGTCACGACGGCCGGGGCCCTGATCGCCACCGCCGAGGCGCTGCGGCGCTTCGCCACGGACGTCTTCGTCCGCGCCGGCATGGCGCCGGCGCCGGCCGGGACGGTCGCCGACGTGCTGGTGTGGGCCAACCTGCGCGGCATGGACTCCCACGGCGTGACCCGCATTCCCCGGTACGCGGAGCTCATGCTGACGGGTGACCTCAACCCGAATCCGGTCATGACCACGCCGCTCGATACGCCAGCCGCCGCCGTGCTCGAGGCTGATCGCGCGGCCGGCCCGGTGGCCATGACAGAGGCGATGGCCCGGGCGGTGAGCAAAGCCCGGCACGCCGCCGTCGGGCTCGTGCTGGTGCGGGGCACCACGCACACCGCGGCCCTCGGGTACTACACACTGCTGGCGGCGCAGGATGGCATGGCGGGCGTCGCTCTGTCCGCGTCGGGTCCCAACATGGTCTATCACGGCGCGCGGACCGCCGGGGTGTCGACGAACCCCATCTCCATCGCGGTGCCCGGCGGCGAGCGAGGGCCCCTCGTCCTGGACATGGCCACCAGCGTCGTGTCGCTGGGTAGCCTCGTGCAGGCCCGCAAGACCGGGCAGGCCCTGCCGGCCGGTGTCGCCGTCGACGGCGACGGCGAGCCGACGACCGATGCGCAGGCTGCCAGGGTCCCCCTGCCGCTGGGCGGCCCCAAGGGCTCCGGCCTGTCCCTGATGATCGAGTGCCTCACCAGCCTGATGGTCGGCAACCCCGTCCTCGCCGAGGCGCTGGAGGGCACGCCCCGCGGACGCCGGCACCGGCAGAATGCGCTCGTGCTGGCCATCGACCTCGCGCGCTTCGGCGATCCGGCGCGATTCCGCCAGGAGGTCATGCGGCTGACCGCGGCGCTGAAGGCGCTGCCCCGCCGCCCCGAGGTCCCCGAGATCCTCATGCCCGGCGAGCGCGGGCAGCGGACCTTCGAGCGCCGCAGCCGGGAGGGCGTTCCCGTGCCCCGGGCCATCGTCGAGGAGCTCCGCGCGCTCGCCGACCGCCTGGGCGTGACGATGTTTCCGGCTTCCCCTCGCCCGCGATCCTAA